cctgtctgtcggtattacgtttggccctaatcatttggctaTACGGCAAAGACCTTACCATATTTCTCGGATGGCAACTATCAAATCGTAGCAgagtgttcctatcggtctctttcGTGTACATTTTAGTTCTGATTATATTGTTCACAATagatacagtaacatccaagaattggatattatccatagaATGTTTCATCGTAAATTGAATCTCATCATCTATTGAATTAAGAAACCTGTGAAAATCCATTAATGTAGTAacagtgtcagtccaaatgaggaagatgtcatctatgtaacgccaccacttcaaaacatgtgagaagtggtgggatacatagaccgacacctcctcaatgttgtccatgaaaatgttggcgtacgtgggagccatgttagaccccatggccgttcctttcacctgtatataataactctctttaaatatgaaatagttagatgtcaaaataagttccactaatgaaataataaactcacaagtagcattgtcatagtcagaagtcaataatttacgtcgtacagcatcaagacccttgttgtgatcaatcgaggtataaagagatgtgacatcaaaggagaccaaaatggacccctctggtagttttatagattttaatttttgtagaaaatcagtggtgtctctaatataagatttggagttaatagcaaaatttctcagcactttgtccacaaagatagagatgtTACTTGTTAATGAACCCCTGCCAGATACAATAGGGCGACCTGGTgggttcattaaatctttgtggatttttggtaatatATATAAGCAAGGAGTGACAGGAAATTCAACAGTGAGAAATTTATGTAGCATTTGATCAATTACATCTTCATCTAGAGCTATTTTAATAAGTGAAGTAATTCTTTTTGAAATATCATGTCTAGGATCATTTTTTAGTActctatatacattggtatctgctagttgtctatagcattctctcaagtacatatctgaatccataaccacgattgctccacccttatcagcaggttttatagtgagatcatggttatggatcaactcatctaatgccaccatatccAGAGTAGTCATATTAGGCTGTTTAAAGCTCAATTCACTCGTTTGAGACCTAAGTAAAGCAATATCTTTCTGTACTagttctctaaaggtttctatcgcatgtgatgtTATAGGAGGTTGGAACACACTCTTATTAAATAACCCCAGTTTTTTAAGTGATAGTATCGGAAGGGTATCCTGTATTACTGGATTAACCGGTTGTGTTTCAAACCAAACCTTCAATTTAACAGCTCTAACAAAACTGTAAATATCCAActctaattgaaaccaatcaatatgctgattagggcaaaatgacaacccttttgataataattgtaattgtgtatgagacaattgatgttgagagatatttaccactgtggTTTGGGCAGAGTCCTCTTGGTGCTGTCCTGCACCGGTTTCTGCCCTTTCTGATGAGTAGATTTTTGAaaacgggttcttccttcctctgcttctcctacgacctgctcgtctggttttcttctttttgatttgtccagtggactggaatctaaaaaatcttCATTATTACTTGGAGGATATTTCTTAGTATGGAATTGATTACGGGAATCGCTTTTATTGAAAGCCGGTTCATTGCTTCTTTTGTTGTCACGTCTGAAGGCTCCATCAGCATAATTGAGAGAATTGTCCCATGTGTAAACACGTCCCATGGAATAATCTGTTTGATCACGGAACCATTTCTTCTTTTTGGTTTCTTCTATATCCATCCTCACTTTATTGAGCGTCATACGTAATTTCTCCATGTGTATATTAAAATCATCAGTTTGCACCAACGATTTAAGTGTGTTCTCCAAATCTTGTGCTTTCACCCTTAAAGATCTCAGATCTCTCTGCAAAAAATCCATATTAAGTAATATAGTTTCCAAGGCATATTTGCTAGCGAGTTGCTCATTTTTATTCCTGAACTCTTCGTGTTGCATATGCATCGTTGGTTTAAGTAAAATTCTCATCCCCCGTGGGATCATGTTGTTTCTATAGTATTGTCCCAATGTGAGTAGATGTAATTCAACATTAATCAGACGTCGTGACTCAAATTCCAGATTTCTCTTGATGTCAGTAATAGAAGGAACACTTAAAAATGACACATCACCCTCCGCTCCACTCAGGATTCTTTCAATGTCCTCTTCAGTAAAAACAGCAGCAGTATTGGATGAAACATTCCCAGCAGGTATATTGACCTGCTCCATGTTAAACGAGTAAATGATGGTTGAAAAAACGTGGTGCAAGCTAATGGAATCcaaatatagcacacaagaagacagcagcactcacataggaataatcgaccaggtgccaggcaaaaacgtcccgatcctcggacgtataataatgtatagcaaaagaaaatttgcagcactccaacatgaaaaaaatggtggtttattcaatccaaaataacagcaacgtttcaatcctacaataggatctttatcaagcctagtgacacatctattcagcaagtttttatatgtttgagactcttttacataattagtctcattataaaacaatcaaatgcaaagtgtatgaaaacaaacatcataaattgtgtacggtatcatcataaacatagacatgatacagaaaatacagaagtgtgtatgtgacatcgtgattaacaatacataataacaaaaacattaaaaacaactgattacattataatcatttatgcagcagtggtgtaaaatataTTGGTatatcgtcactcaccaatcagaacttcagactcaactactccattcaagtgtgttgcagcactctgctgcatccctcgtagtaattgaaatttgacacatcagtgtaatcccccgaggcggaagtagttcatcactccgcagcagagagcataggtcgcatccatatgatgtaatgcgtgtcaatgcgttccactgagccGCCCCGTGTATCATGGCATCAtgagttgctaagcaactgctgtaacattaTTATAGATATCATTTGACCCAgctatgtcagtcaaaaagtcatgaatgtaaaaaatacagatatattagtaaatgctccctatagtaagtgatggagatattaggaaTATCTAAAAGTAGCTTAATGTCGGCTTTtaaagacgatccacacgtgggttcaaagacctctgtatacaaccaagtactcagaacgatcttgttcccagagttatgggaccacatagacacgtcttcacgtgtccaggatgtcacattatcctcatacgtgtaacggacccatattatcacactagtgatatgatatatcataagacaaaaaaaatgcatgagaatccctctcaattttaatatctctctatcactttgaaacctaataggagactagaaacaattcaaataataaatatattttattgatgcaataagaCTTGGTGCATTGAACATAGCCCCGTCAAATATCACAGTACAACAccattgaaaaataattaaagaagttccgaagttctgttgggagtggtattccaatctaaaaaaaatacaaaacataattgtttttagtatttataagacattgacagtaaatatgagatatagatattgatattaatgtgtcaacaatcatcTTACTGAAGAGAACATCAAGAGAACACAAAGGGGCGGAGCTCATAAGGCAattctatctacaacaaattctacattaagaccacaaggttttaaggtgttcagtaaaaatatccatcttaattcttttttgtgtaaaaccagatggcgatcaccgccaaactgtaatggaggaacatggtccagaatcataaatgttagatccctttcattgtgaccatgttccgaaaaatgtttagccacaggtaaatcaagtttctttttacgtatagagaaacggtgattgtttagacgagttttaaaggaacaggtggtttcacccacatataggaggccacaaggacaccatagcacatatatgacccactctgaatcacaggtgaaattgtgtttaattttaaactgttgtccagtcaacggatgtctaaaaaattcccctttgcacatcaaagcacaattgacacatctgtaacatggaatattgccaggttttagtggtttaaaaataggttgtatcgttttcttatgatctggcattctggttttcaccagtctatctcgaagattttgtgggcgtctataagacataagtggattattattcaatacatcaatgtgtccaaaactattgctgataattggccaatgtctattcataattttggaaatgtctccactcctatcattataagtagagataaatggaatacgtttccgttttccatgcgttgacggttttttagactgcaataaactgtccctcgctacattatcaatcttttttctatgtgtccacagcaatgttttggggtaacctctttgtaaaaagttgctaaccatagtgtctaaagatatatcaagatcctcctgtctgtcggtattacgtttggccctaatcatttggctaTACGGCAAAGACCTTACCATATTTCTCGGATGGCAACTATCAAATCGTAGCAgagtgttcctatcggtctctttcGTGTACATTTTAGTTCTGATTATATTGTTCACAATagatacagtaacatccaagaattggatattatccatagaATGTTTCATCGTAAATTGAATCTCATCATCTATTGAATTAAGAAACCTGTGAAAATCCATTAATGTAGTAacagtgtcagtccaaatgaggaagatgtcatctatgtaacgccaccacttcaaaacatgtgagaagtggtgggatacatagaccgacaccTCCTCAATGTTGTCCATGAAAACTCTGGATATGACTACTCTggatatggtggcattagatgagttgatccataaccatgatctcactataaaacctgctgataagggtggagcaatcgtggttatggattcagataTGTTCTTGAGAGAATGCTATAGACAActagcagataccaatgtatatagagTACTAAAAAATGATCCTAGACATGATATTTCAAAAAGAATTACTTCACTTATTAAAATAGCTCTAGATGAAGATGTAATTGATCAAATGCTACATAAATTTCTCACTGTTGAATTTCCTGTCACTCCTTGCTTATATatattaccaaaaatccacaaagatttaatgaacccACCAGGTCGCCCTATTGTATCTGGCAGGGGTTCATTAACAAGTAacatctctatctttgtggacaaagtgctgagaaattttgctattaactccaaatcttatattagagacaccactgattttctacaaaaattaaaatctataaaactaccagaggggtccattttggtctcctttgatgtcacatctctttatacctcgattgatcacaacaagggtcttgatgctgtacgacgtaaattattgacttctgactatgacaatgctacttgtgagtttattatttcattagtggaacttattttgacatctaactatttcatatttaaagagagttattatatacaggtgaaaggaacggccatggggtctaacatggctcccacgtacgccaacattttcatggacaacattgaggaggtgtcggtctatgtatcccaccacttctcacatgttttgaagtggtggcgttacatagatgacatcttcctcatttggactgacactgtTACTACATTAATGGATTTTCACAGGTTTCTTAATTCAATAGATGATGAGATTCAATTTACGATGAAACATtctatggataatatccaattcttggatgttactgtatctATTGTGAACAATATAATCAGAACTAAAATGTACACgaaagagaccgataggaacactcTGCTACGATTTGATAGTTGCCATCCGAGAAATATGGTAAGGTCTTTGCCGTAtagccaaatgattagggccaaacgtaataccgacagacaggaggatcttgatatatctttagacactatggttagcaactttttacaaagaggttaccccaaaacattgctgtggacacatagaaaaaagattgataatgtagcgagggacagtttattgcagtctaaaaaaccgtcaacgcatggaaaacggaaacgtattccatttatctctacttataatgataggagtggagacatttccaaaattatgaatagacattggccaattatcagcaatagttttggacacattgatgtattgaataataatccacttatgtcttatagacgcccacaaaatcttcgagatagactggtgaaaaccagaatgccagatcataagaaaacgatacaacctatttttaaaccactaaaacctggcaatattccatgttacagatgtgtcaattgtgctttgatgtgcaaaggggaattttttagacatccgttgactggacaacagtttaaaattaaacacaatttcacctgtgattcagagtgggtcatatatgtgctatggtgtccttgtggcctcctatatgtgggtgaaaccacctgttcctttaaaactcgtctaaacaatcaccgtttctctatacgtaaaaagaaacttgatttacctgtggctaaacatttttcggaacatggtcacaataaaagggatctaacatttatgattctggaccatgttcctccattacagtttggcggtgatcgccatctggttttacacaaaaaagaattaagatggatatttttactgaacaccttaaaaccttgtggtcttaatgtagaatttgttgtagatagaatTGCCTTATGAGCTCCGCCCCTTTGTGTTCTCTTGATGTTCTCTTCAGTAAgatgattgttgacacattaatatcaatatctatatctcatatttactgtcaatgtcttataaatactaaaaacaattatgttttgtattttttttagattggaataccactcccaacagaacttcggaacttctttaattatttttcaatggTGTTGTACTGTGAT
This portion of the Rhinoderma darwinii isolate aRhiDar2 chromosome 4 unlocalized genomic scaffold, aRhiDar2.hap1 SUPER_4_unloc_4, whole genome shotgun sequence genome encodes:
- the LOC142684069 gene encoding uncharacterized protein LOC142684069, whose product is MEQVNIPAGNVSSNTAAVFTEEDIERILSGAEGDVSFLSVPSITDIKRNLEFESRRLINVELHLLTLGQYYRNNMIPRGMRILLKPTMHMQHEEFRNKNEQLASKYALETILLNMDFLQRDLRSLRVKAQDLENTLKSLVQTDDFNIHMEKLRMTLNKVRMDIEETKKKKWFRDQTDYSMGRVYTWDNSLNYADGAFRRDNKRSNEPAFNKSDSRNQFHTKKYPPSNNEDFLDSSPLDKSKRRKPDEQVVGEAEEGRTRFQKSTHQKGQKPVQDSTKRTLPKPQ